Proteins encoded within one genomic window of Humulus lupulus chromosome 1, drHumLupu1.1, whole genome shotgun sequence:
- the LOC133796341 gene encoding peamaclein-like has product MKMMKLSFVAFLLCALLLMSSAMAYRYPSSSSDKGGVCGDKCKSRCSKAGVLDRCVRYCGICCEQCKCVPSGTYGNKHECPCYRDLRNSKGKPKCP; this is encoded by the exons ATGAAAATGATGAAGCTTTCCTTTGTAGCTTTTCTCCTATGCGCTCTTCTCCTAATGTCCTCAGCTATGGCTTATCGTTATCCCTCCTCTTCGTCAG ATAAAGGAGGGGTTTGCGGAGATAAGTGCAAAAGTCGGTGCTCAAAAGCGGGAGTGTTGGATCGGTGCGTAAGATACTGTGGGATCTGCTGCGAGCAATGCAAGTGCGTTCCTTCTGGGACTTATGGCAACAAGCACGAGTGTCCCTGCTATAGGGACTTGAGGAACTCCAAGGGCAAGCCCAAGTGTCCTTAA